Proteins found in one Serratia plymuthica genomic segment:
- a CDS encoding helix-turn-helix domain-containing protein — translation MDRVNIIHDLLNWIETHLDQPLLLDNVAAKSGYSKWHLQRMFRSTTGHALGSYIRERRLSQAAQALRSTPRPILDIALQFHFDSQPSFSRAFKKQFGKTPAVYRRTTRWDVVEMRPQPIAPLNGHRHESPGVHLWYAGKCVDSACTHWMGLR, via the coding sequence ATGGATCGCGTCAATATCATTCACGATTTGCTGAACTGGATTGAAACTCACCTGGATCAACCGCTGCTGTTGGACAACGTGGCGGCGAAGTCAGGCTACTCTAAATGGCACCTGCAAAGGATGTTCCGCAGCACCACCGGCCATGCGCTGGGCAGCTATATCCGCGAGCGCCGCCTGTCACAGGCCGCGCAGGCGCTGCGTTCGACCCCACGCCCTATTCTCGACATCGCCCTGCAGTTCCATTTTGATTCCCAACCGTCATTTTCACGCGCGTTTAAAAAACAGTTCGGCAAAACGCCGGCGGTGTATCGCCGCACTACGCGCTGGGACGTGGTGGAAATGCGCCCGCAACCCATCGCGCCGCTGAACGGGCACCGGCACGAGTCGCCGGGCGTACATTTATGGTATGCGGGGAAATGCGTGGACAGCGCCTGCACTCATTGGATGGGCCTGCGCTGA
- a CDS encoding fimbria/pilus outer membrane usher protein — protein sequence MKELPISAAIKLALFNCKSILLLTGGALFLAAPGFARAEIVVDSKKPTAPVEASFNSSFLIGEAQGVDLSRFRDGNPILAGKYSLDVYVNGEWKGKKSIDFKNVPGKNSADTCFSLLSLDEFGVDTAALSSDPSVNTDTCKSLPQWVPEAYYRLDTSSLRMDISIPQASLRRSARGYVDPKFWDRGITAGSLSYNFNAFNTHNSANGSNADSTNAYLTLNAGLNVAGWQLRHDSNVNWRSNESTHWQNTATYAQRAIPAVRGMLTLGDTYTSGDFFDSIGFRGVQVATDDRMLPDSLNGYAPVVRGVAQSNALVEIRQNNQLIYQTTVAPGEFVINDLYPTGYGGDLDVTVNEADGSKRQFSVPYASVAQMLRPGIQRYSLTAGRVRDDNLSKEPDMFQATYQRGFTNIITGYTGAIASDGYGAVLLGSAVATPIGAFALDVTQANTRLKQGDQSGQSYKLSYSKLMTETNTNFTIAAYRYSTSGYLSLRDAVYSRDNERRNMSADAVNRQRSEYQLTLNQGLGDNYGSLYITGSVRDYWNRGGSTKQYQVGYNNYYGRVTYGLSAMRTSDMYNRDETRYYLTLSVPFSVGSQTLSLNSSLGYTDNGYDSSRVGINGSTGEDNNVSYSATLANDQSGGTNSSVSGEYRSRFSTLNGSYSYGKDYRQSSIGASGSVVAHSGGVTMTPQRGQTMVLVEAPDAAGAIVTNSPGVRIDDNGYAVVPYVAPYRMTNVTLDPSGMSRDVELESSSQQVAPYAGAIARLEFKTTKGQALIIHALGPDGNALPFGSEVLDTRNQVVGIVGQGSRIYLRTEAQKGLLQVKWGTQPTQQCSVSYSAKAQGNTDYEIIEASCK from the coding sequence ATGAAAGAGTTGCCTATTTCTGCGGCCATTAAACTGGCGCTATTTAACTGTAAATCGATTCTGCTGCTGACCGGTGGCGCGCTTTTCCTGGCTGCCCCCGGTTTTGCCCGGGCGGAAATCGTTGTCGACAGCAAAAAGCCCACCGCCCCGGTTGAAGCGTCCTTCAACAGCAGCTTCCTGATTGGCGAGGCGCAGGGCGTCGATCTTTCGCGTTTTCGCGACGGCAATCCTATTCTGGCAGGCAAATACTCACTCGACGTTTATGTTAACGGGGAGTGGAAAGGCAAGAAAAGTATCGATTTCAAAAACGTGCCGGGTAAAAACAGCGCCGACACCTGTTTTTCTTTGCTGTCGTTGGATGAGTTCGGTGTGGATACTGCGGCGTTGAGCAGCGATCCGTCGGTCAATACCGATACCTGCAAAAGCCTGCCGCAGTGGGTGCCGGAAGCTTATTATCGCCTCGATACCAGTTCGCTGCGTATGGATATCAGTATTCCGCAGGCGTCGCTGCGCCGCAGTGCGCGCGGTTACGTTGACCCGAAATTCTGGGATCGCGGCATTACCGCCGGCAGCCTTTCGTATAATTTTAATGCCTTTAATACCCACAATTCTGCCAACGGCAGCAACGCGGATTCCACCAACGCTTATCTGACCCTGAACGCCGGGTTAAACGTGGCCGGTTGGCAGTTGCGCCACGACTCGAACGTCAACTGGCGCTCCAACGAAAGCACCCATTGGCAAAACACCGCCACTTACGCACAGCGCGCCATCCCGGCCGTGCGCGGCATGCTGACGTTGGGGGATACCTATACCAGCGGCGACTTCTTTGATTCTATCGGTTTTCGCGGCGTGCAGGTCGCGACGGATGACCGCATGTTGCCCGACTCTCTGAACGGCTATGCGCCGGTGGTGCGTGGCGTGGCGCAGAGCAACGCGCTGGTGGAGATCCGCCAGAATAACCAGTTGATCTACCAGACTACCGTCGCCCCGGGTGAATTCGTGATTAACGATCTTTACCCTACCGGCTACGGCGGCGATTTGGACGTCACCGTCAACGAGGCCGACGGCAGCAAACGCCAGTTCAGCGTGCCTTACGCTTCGGTAGCGCAGATGTTGCGTCCGGGGATCCAGCGTTATTCCCTGACCGCCGGCCGAGTGCGCGATGATAATTTGAGCAAGGAACCCGATATGTTCCAGGCGACTTATCAGCGCGGGTTCACCAATATCATCACCGGTTACACGGGGGCCATCGCCAGTGACGGCTATGGTGCCGTGCTGTTGGGGAGCGCGGTGGCAACGCCGATCGGCGCCTTTGCCCTGGACGTGACCCAGGCCAATACCCGTCTGAAGCAGGGCGACCAATCCGGCCAGAGCTATAAGCTCAGCTACAGCAAGTTGATGACTGAAACCAACACCAACTTCACCATCGCCGCTTATCGCTATTCCACCTCCGGTTACCTCTCGTTGCGTGACGCCGTTTACTCGCGCGACAACGAACGCAGGAACATGAGCGCCGACGCCGTTAACCGCCAGCGCAGCGAATACCAGCTGACCCTGAATCAGGGGCTGGGCGATAACTACGGCTCTTTGTATATCACCGGTTCGGTTCGCGATTACTGGAACCGGGGCGGCAGCACCAAGCAATATCAGGTGGGCTATAACAACTACTATGGCCGCGTCACCTATGGTCTGTCCGCCATGCGCACCTCGGACATGTATAACCGCGATGAGACCCGTTATTACCTGACGCTGTCGGTTCCGTTCAGCGTCGGTTCGCAGACCCTGAGCCTGAACAGTTCTCTGGGCTATACCGATAACGGCTACGACAGCAGCCGCGTGGGTATCAACGGTTCTACCGGTGAAGATAACAACGTCAGCTACAGCGCGACGCTGGCCAACGATCAATCCGGCGGCACCAACAGCAGCGTAAGCGGCGAATACCGCAGCCGGTTCTCGACGCTGAACGGCTCTTACAGCTACGGCAAAGATTATCGCCAGTCATCGATCGGCGCATCGGGCAGCGTCGTGGCCCACAGCGGCGGGGTGACCATGACGCCGCAGCGCGGCCAGACCATGGTGCTGGTAGAGGCGCCGGACGCCGCCGGGGCTATCGTGACCAACTCGCCGGGCGTGCGTATCGATGACAACGGTTATGCGGTAGTGCCTTATGTGGCGCCTTATCGCATGACCAACGTTACGCTCGATCCCAGCGGCATGTCGCGCGATGTGGAACTGGAAAGCAGCAGCCAGCAGGTTGCGCCTTATGCCGGAGCCATCGCACGGCTGGAGTTCAAGACCACCAAAGGCCAGGCGTTGATCATCCATGCCCTCGGCCCGGACGGCAACGCGTTGCCATTTGGCTCGGAAGTGCTGGATACCCGCAATCAGGTGGTGGGCATCGTGGGTCAGGGCAGCCGCATCTACTTGCGTACCGAAGCGCAAAAAGGGCTGTTGCAGGTGAAATGGGGCACGCAGCCTACGCAGCAGTGTTCTGTCAGCTACAGCGCGAAAGCGCAGGGCAATACTGACTACGAAATTATTGAGGCGAGTTGCAAATGA
- a CDS encoding fimbrial biogenesis chaperone, which produces MKNSFKKYSVLLIATLFSSSVFSSVIINGTRIIYPGKQREVTVQLSNNGTSPALIQSWIDEGDAKTTPENSKAPFIVSPPISRVEPATGQALRVSLTTSALAQDKESLFWLNVLEIPPAPTGANSSTPENFLQVAFRTRVKLLYRPAGLTGEANDAPEKLQWRFSGAGVSVKNPTPYYVSFTEINAVVNQKKVPLAPHGDMLAPGQEKTLSFSGDSSRIADVAFTTINDFGGRVSRTKNKQK; this is translated from the coding sequence CAGCAGCAGCGTTTTTTCCAGTGTCATCATTAACGGTACTCGCATTATTTATCCGGGAAAACAACGGGAAGTTACCGTCCAATTATCAAATAATGGAACTTCACCGGCATTGATCCAATCCTGGATTGACGAAGGCGATGCGAAAACCACGCCAGAGAACAGCAAGGCGCCGTTTATCGTTTCCCCGCCAATCAGCCGTGTTGAACCGGCTACCGGCCAGGCGCTGCGTGTTTCACTGACCACGTCAGCATTGGCACAAGATAAAGAATCCCTGTTCTGGTTGAACGTACTGGAGATCCCTCCAGCGCCGACCGGGGCAAACAGCAGCACGCCTGAAAACTTTTTACAGGTGGCTTTCCGCACCCGCGTCAAACTGCTGTATCGTCCGGCCGGCCTGACTGGCGAAGCGAACGATGCGCCTGAAAAACTGCAGTGGCGCTTTAGCGGCGCCGGCGTCAGCGTGAAAAACCCAACGCCTTATTACGTGTCGTTCACTGAAATCAATGCCGTCGTCAACCAGAAGAAAGTGCCGTTGGCGCCACACGGCGACATGCTGGCCCCAGGCCAGGAAAAAACGTTGTCGTTTTCCGGTGACAGCTCGCGCATTGCGGACGTTGCATTTACCACTATTAACGATTTTGGCGGACGGGTGTCCCGCACTAAGAATAAGCAAAAGTAA
- a CDS encoding fimbrial protein, producing MMKLTRVLSLNKTAAQRLALFGLLMAAGQSAYASCTVTNGYKAQVINMRLGRVLVTPGSQVGDTLTTGQFPINAVNGIGRCSSSGGSAIGQILQGSRSTLANVWSTNIPGIGIRLYREAGSISTFYPHTLRLGGNTTVNLNGGYFKIDIVKTAAQTGTGQLTTGLYTNYYMDGTGPGLPLLQSIVDANSLTIVTSTCNVDSGSKDKVVNLDSVTAASFGGVGSTQGEKAFDININCVGGIGEDLLPGSAGQGIVNVRFNYDQDTSNAPGVIKSQPGANTASGVAVQLLTGTTTQPIKNGDVVNAGRTVPNQANTLTLPLKARYYRTGNTIKGGNIKSTATFTIEYN from the coding sequence ATGATGAAATTAACGCGGGTTCTTTCGCTGAACAAAACGGCGGCCCAACGGTTGGCGCTGTTCGGCTTGTTGATGGCCGCCGGTCAGAGCGCTTACGCCAGCTGTACGGTCACCAACGGTTACAAGGCTCAGGTGATCAATATGAGGCTCGGGCGCGTGCTGGTCACGCCTGGCAGCCAGGTCGGTGATACCCTGACCACCGGCCAGTTCCCGATTAATGCCGTGAACGGTATCGGTCGTTGCAGCAGCAGTGGCGGTAGCGCCATCGGCCAGATATTGCAGGGGAGCCGCTCTACGCTTGCCAACGTCTGGAGCACCAATATTCCGGGAATTGGTATCCGTTTGTATCGTGAAGCCGGATCGATCAGTACCTTTTACCCGCATACCTTGCGGCTGGGCGGGAACACGACCGTTAACCTGAACGGCGGTTACTTCAAGATCGATATCGTGAAAACTGCGGCTCAGACAGGCACCGGCCAACTGACTACCGGGCTCTATACCAACTACTACATGGACGGTACCGGTCCTGGGTTGCCATTGCTGCAATCGATTGTCGACGCCAACAGCCTGACGATTGTCACCTCAACCTGTAACGTCGACAGTGGTTCAAAGGACAAGGTGGTCAATCTGGATAGCGTCACGGCAGCCTCTTTTGGCGGCGTCGGCTCAACTCAGGGTGAAAAAGCCTTTGATATCAACATTAATTGCGTTGGCGGCATCGGCGAAGATCTGCTGCCGGGCAGTGCCGGGCAGGGGATTGTGAATGTGCGTTTCAATTACGATCAGGATACCTCCAATGCGCCAGGCGTGATCAAATCGCAGCCGGGCGCCAATACGGCTTCCGGCGTTGCCGTGCAGCTGTTGACGGGCACCACGACGCAACCTATCAAGAATGGCGATGTGGTCAATGCCGGCCGCACCGTGCCAAACCAGGCCAACACCCTGACCCTGCCGCTGAAAGCCCGTTACTATCGCACCGGTAACACGATCAAAGGCGGTAATATCAAGTCGACCGCAACCTTTACCATCGAATACAACTGA